A genomic stretch from Georgenia muralis includes:
- a CDS encoding 3-oxoacyl-ACP synthase III, whose translation MRDGNASARYRDSAVVGLAHIEAPVVVTSAEFEERLAPTRRALRLPPNLLERVSGVRERRWWAEGTDFEDMAAEAGAKALAAAGVDAGDVGLLVNTSVSRPHLEPSVAVGVHHRMGLPSSALNFDITNACLGFVNGLQMASAMIDSGQIDYAVVVDAEDVRPTQEDTLRRLATEGVTRGDYTDQFASLTLGDGAAAAVVGRASDRPDGHRILGGVSRAGTQHHRLCVGSFGKMTTDTKSLLTHGLKLVTDAWHEAERSGWDWRRLDRYVTHQISTPYTNAIIEAVDLDPAAVPITFDRWGNVGPAAIAMTLSEQAESLNPGDRVMCLGVGSGLNTTMLELAW comes from the coding sequence GTGAGAGACGGAAACGCGAGTGCGCGGTACCGGGACAGCGCCGTGGTCGGCCTGGCCCACATCGAGGCGCCGGTGGTGGTGACCTCGGCGGAGTTCGAGGAACGGCTGGCGCCCACGCGGCGCGCGCTGCGCCTGCCCCCGAACCTCCTCGAGCGCGTGTCGGGCGTGCGCGAGCGGCGGTGGTGGGCCGAAGGAACCGACTTCGAGGACATGGCCGCCGAGGCCGGCGCCAAGGCGCTCGCCGCGGCCGGGGTCGACGCGGGCGACGTCGGGTTGCTCGTCAACACCTCTGTCTCGCGGCCGCACCTGGAGCCGTCGGTGGCGGTCGGGGTGCACCACCGCATGGGCCTGCCGAGCTCGGCCCTGAACTTCGACATCACCAACGCCTGCCTGGGGTTCGTCAACGGGCTGCAGATGGCCTCGGCGATGATCGACTCCGGCCAGATCGACTACGCCGTCGTCGTCGACGCCGAGGACGTGCGTCCCACGCAGGAGGACACGCTCCGCAGGCTCGCGACGGAAGGGGTCACGCGCGGGGACTACACCGACCAGTTCGCGTCGCTCACCCTCGGTGACGGCGCCGCAGCGGCGGTCGTGGGGCGTGCCTCTGACCGGCCCGACGGGCACCGCATCCTCGGTGGGGTCTCCCGTGCCGGCACCCAGCACCACCGCCTGTGCGTGGGGTCGTTCGGCAAGATGACGACCGACACCAAGAGCCTGCTCACCCACGGGCTCAAGCTCGTCACCGACGCGTGGCACGAGGCGGAGCGCTCGGGCTGGGACTGGCGCCGTCTGGACCGCTACGTCACCCATCAGATCTCCACGCCGTACACCAACGCCATCATCGAGGCGGTGGACCTCGACCCCGCGGCGGTGCCGATCACGTTCGACCGGTGGGGCAACGTCGGCCCGGCCGCGATCGCGATGACCCTCTCCGAGCAGGCGGAGAGCCTCAACCCCGGGGACCGGGTGATGTGCCTCGGCGTCGGGTCCGGCCTCAACACCACGATGCTCGAGCTCGCCTGGTGA
- a CDS encoding methionine/alanine import family NSS transporter small subunit, translated as MSTVAVVMMIVAIVVVWGGLAASIHFLARHPLDDRDELETILEDGPEADTTW; from the coding sequence ATGAGCACCGTCGCCGTCGTCATGATGATCGTCGCCATCGTCGTCGTGTGGGGAGGGCTGGCCGCGTCCATCCACTTCCTCGCCCGGCACCCCCTGGACGACCGGGACGAGCTCGAGACCATCCTCGAGGACGGCCCGGAGGCCGACACCACCTGGTGA
- a CDS encoding sodium-dependent transporter, which produces MATSRPSASAPEREQWSSQYGFLLAAIGSAIGLGNIWRFPGVAYENGGGAFLIPYLVALLTAGVPILLLDYALGHRYRGSAPATFRRLGRPFEALGWFQVAISFVIITYYTVIIAWSVRYVGFSVTEAWGSDPTAFFVGEFLQAGDAGVSFDIVPAIFWPLLVVWVVVLIILALGVQRGLERANRVFLPLLAILFTIMVVRALFLPGAVEGIDAFFTPEWAALADPQVWIAAYSQIFFSLSIAFGIMLTYSSYLKRRSNLVPTGYVAAFANSSFELLAGIGVFATLGYMAAQQGVGVGELEGITGVSLSFMTFPQIISLMPGGPIFGVLFFSSLTLAGLTSLLSLLQVVSAAFQEKFGLSRVQASIFIGGFAAILSLALYSTTTGLPVLDTVDKYINEIGVVSSAILMSLLVAFVARKLPELQSHLNGTSTAQVGTWWRVLVAVVVPVVLVVMLVATVINLLAEPYSGYPGWFLNTFGWGVVGLAVLASVLYSVIPWRRPVDDFTAHPVGRPLGRRGTGPDTGTTHGEVTR; this is translated from the coding sequence ATGGCCACCTCACGACCGTCCGCCTCGGCGCCCGAACGGGAGCAGTGGTCGAGCCAGTACGGGTTCCTGCTCGCCGCCATCGGCTCCGCGATCGGACTCGGGAACATCTGGCGGTTCCCCGGGGTCGCCTACGAGAACGGCGGCGGGGCGTTCCTCATCCCGTACCTCGTCGCGCTGCTGACCGCCGGTGTGCCCATCCTCCTGCTCGACTACGCTCTTGGGCACCGCTACCGCGGGTCCGCCCCGGCGACCTTCCGCCGGCTGGGGCGCCCGTTCGAGGCGCTCGGCTGGTTCCAGGTGGCCATCTCGTTCGTCATCATCACGTACTACACGGTGATCATCGCGTGGTCGGTGCGCTACGTGGGCTTCTCGGTGACCGAGGCGTGGGGTTCGGACCCCACCGCGTTCTTCGTGGGTGAGTTCCTGCAGGCCGGCGACGCAGGGGTCTCCTTCGACATCGTGCCGGCGATCTTCTGGCCGCTGCTCGTGGTGTGGGTGGTCGTCCTCATCATCCTCGCCCTCGGTGTGCAGCGCGGTCTCGAGCGGGCGAACCGGGTCTTCCTGCCCCTGCTCGCGATCCTGTTCACGATCATGGTCGTGCGGGCCCTGTTCCTGCCCGGCGCGGTCGAGGGCATCGACGCCTTCTTCACGCCCGAGTGGGCGGCCCTGGCGGATCCGCAGGTGTGGATCGCCGCCTACAGCCAGATCTTCTTCTCCCTGTCGATCGCGTTCGGGATCATGCTCACCTACTCGAGCTACCTCAAGCGCCGCTCCAACCTGGTCCCCACCGGCTACGTGGCCGCCTTCGCGAACTCCTCCTTCGAGCTCCTCGCGGGCATCGGGGTCTTCGCGACCCTGGGGTACATGGCTGCGCAGCAGGGCGTCGGGGTGGGGGAGCTCGAGGGCATCACCGGCGTGAGCCTGAGCTTCATGACGTTCCCGCAGATCATCTCCCTCATGCCCGGCGGGCCGATCTTCGGCGTCCTTTTCTTCTCCTCGCTCACCCTGGCCGGTCTGACCTCGCTGCTCAGCCTCCTCCAGGTGGTCTCCGCCGCGTTCCAGGAGAAGTTCGGCCTGTCCCGGGTGCAGGCGTCGATCTTCATCGGCGGCTTCGCGGCGATCCTGTCCCTGGCGCTGTACTCCACCACCACCGGCCTGCCGGTCCTGGACACCGTCGACAAGTACATCAACGAGATCGGCGTGGTCTCCTCCGCCATCCTCATGTCGCTCCTCGTGGCGTTCGTGGCCCGCAAGCTCCCCGAGCTCCAGTCGCACCTCAACGGCACGTCGACGGCGCAGGTCGGGACGTGGTGGCGGGTGCTGGTCGCGGTCGTGGTGCCGGTCGTGCTCGTCGTGATGCTGGTGGCGACCGTGATCAACCTCCTCGCCGAGCCCTACTCCGGCTACCCGGGCTGGTTCCTCAACACCTTCGGCTGGGGCGTGGTCGGCCTGGCCGTGCTGGCCTCGGTCCTGTACTCCGTGATCCCGTGGCGCCGCCCCGTCGACGACTTCACCGCCCACCCGGTCGGACGACCGCTGGGCCGGCGCGGCACGGGCCCGGATACCGGCACCACGCACGGGGAGGTGACCCGATGA
- the deoD gene encoding purine-nucleoside phosphorylase, which produces MATPHIAAEKGDIAPAVLMPGDPRRAERIAAQLMPDARKVSDVRGIGAYTGTVDGRPLSVMASGMGMPSLGIYANELFQFYDVQRIIRVGTAGGLSHKVKVGDVVVALGAHTDSAMNTTRIPGIHFSAVASYPLVAAAVAAAGGADDVHVAPVVSRDHFYGNPAEQIQALADYGTLAVEMEAAGLYGIAAEHDREALAVLTISDHLLDGSRDMSAEEREQNFGRALRLAVAAAHC; this is translated from the coding sequence ATGGCCACCCCGCACATCGCCGCCGAGAAGGGCGACATCGCGCCCGCCGTCCTCATGCCGGGTGACCCCAGGCGCGCCGAGCGCATCGCGGCGCAGCTCATGCCGGACGCTCGCAAGGTCTCCGACGTGCGCGGCATCGGGGCGTACACCGGCACGGTGGACGGACGGCCGCTGTCGGTGATGGCCTCGGGGATGGGCATGCCGTCCCTCGGCATCTACGCCAACGAGCTCTTCCAGTTCTACGACGTCCAGCGGATCATCCGCGTGGGCACCGCGGGCGGGCTCTCCCACAAGGTCAAGGTCGGCGACGTCGTCGTCGCGCTGGGCGCCCACACGGACTCGGCGATGAACACGACTCGCATCCCGGGGATCCACTTCTCCGCCGTCGCCTCCTACCCGCTCGTCGCGGCCGCCGTCGCGGCCGCGGGCGGGGCGGACGACGTCCATGTCGCCCCGGTGGTCTCCCGCGACCACTTCTACGGCAACCCCGCCGAGCAGATCCAGGCCCTGGCCGACTACGGCACCCTCGCCGTGGAGATGGAGGCAGCGGGCCTCTACGGCATCGCCGCCGAGCACGACCGGGAGGCGCTCGCCGTCCTGACGATCTCGGACCACCTGCTCGACGGCTCGCGGGACATGAGCGCCGAGGAGCGGGAGCAGAACTTCGGCCGGGCGCTGCGGCTGGCCGTGGCCGCCGCGCACTGCTGA
- a CDS encoding TetR/AcrR family transcriptional regulator — protein MTQSETHTIDEASPPVRRGPGRPRHADTEERAFRAVLELFGQKGWSGLSLDGVATHAGIGKSSIYLRWKDKRDLLLDAIRHLEAQNVTPAGEDLDIREYLNQHACARAEFFLGEYGPAMAHMFSAAVVNPEEFKEIREENISRGVLALAGRIEKAIADGELPPGTSVHHLLDAIEGAIFVHMLISSSRSSREELEAGLKDYVRELVDIQLRGVGVSV, from the coding sequence ATGACTCAGTCTGAGACGCACACGATCGACGAGGCATCCCCGCCGGTCCGCCGAGGGCCGGGCCGACCTCGCCACGCCGACACCGAGGAGCGTGCGTTCCGCGCGGTCCTCGAGCTCTTCGGCCAGAAGGGCTGGTCCGGTCTCAGCCTGGACGGCGTCGCGACGCATGCCGGCATCGGGAAGTCCTCCATCTACCTGCGCTGGAAGGACAAGCGCGACCTCCTCCTCGACGCCATCCGGCACCTCGAGGCGCAGAACGTCACGCCGGCGGGTGAGGATCTCGACATCCGCGAGTACCTCAACCAGCACGCCTGCGCGCGTGCCGAGTTCTTCCTCGGTGAGTACGGCCCCGCGATGGCGCACATGTTCTCCGCGGCCGTGGTCAACCCGGAGGAGTTCAAGGAGATCCGGGAGGAGAACATCAGCCGAGGGGTGCTCGCCCTCGCCGGTCGCATCGAGAAGGCCATCGCGGACGGTGAGCTGCCCCCCGGCACCTCGGTGCACCATCTCCTCGACGCGATCGAGGGCGCGATCTTCGTGCACATGCTCATCAGCTCCTCCCGGAGCAGCCGGGAGGAGCTCGAGGCCGGGCTCAAGGACTACGTCCGTGAGCTGGTGGACATCCAGCTCCGCGGGGTGGGCGTCAGCGTCTGA
- a CDS encoding DNA-3-methyladenine glycosylase family protein, which yields MSGTDVDVLLPAATPLAVGPILAALAAHAVPGVEEVDRAAGSVRRTVRGAHGPAVVSLRLTPTAVRAEVALAHPGDGDAVVARLRRWFDLDTDVAAVDAHLATDAVLAPLVAARPGLRVLGHVDGFEAAATTVLGQQVSLAAARTFAARLVAALGGPVPATGSGGAGLRTFPSPEVLADAGASVVREATGVTGSRARTLHALATACAAGLRIEPDQDPVATRAALLAVPGVGPWTVDYLALRAMGDRDALPSGDLVLRRALGGASAAAAVAAAGAWRPWRAYAVTHLWTAAAYLRRAH from the coding sequence GTGAGCGGCACCGACGTGGACGTCCTCCTGCCGGCCGCCACGCCGCTCGCCGTCGGGCCGATCCTCGCGGCGCTCGCCGCGCACGCTGTGCCCGGGGTCGAGGAGGTGGACCGCGCCGCGGGGTCGGTACGCCGGACGGTCCGGGGCGCCCACGGGCCGGCCGTCGTCTCGCTGCGGCTGACGCCGACCGCTGTGCGAGCGGAGGTCGCGCTCGCGCACCCGGGGGACGGCGACGCCGTCGTCGCCCGGCTGCGTCGCTGGTTCGACCTCGACACCGACGTCGCGGCCGTCGACGCCCACCTGGCGACGGACGCGGTGCTCGCACCGCTGGTGGCCGCCCGGCCCGGTCTGCGGGTGCTCGGGCACGTCGACGGCTTCGAGGCGGCGGCGACCACCGTGCTCGGTCAGCAGGTGTCCCTCGCCGCTGCCCGGACCTTCGCGGCGCGTCTCGTCGCAGCGCTCGGTGGCCCGGTCCCGGCCACGGGGTCAGGGGGTGCCGGGCTGCGCACCTTCCCGTCGCCGGAGGTGCTCGCCGACGCCGGAGCCTCCGTGGTGAGGGAGGCGACGGGAGTGACCGGGAGCAGGGCCCGCACCCTCCACGCCCTGGCCACGGCGTGCGCCGCAGGGCTCCGGATCGAGCCCGACCAGGATCCCGTCGCCACCCGGGCCGCCCTCCTCGCGGTGCCCGGTGTCGGTCCCTGGACGGTCGACTACCTCGCCCTGCGCGCCATGGGGGACCGTGACGCCCTGCCCTCGGGTGACCTCGTGCTGCGACGCGCCCTCGGGGGAGCCTCTGCCGCCGCGGCGGTGGCCGCGGCAGGTGCCTGGCGTCCGTGGCGCGCCTACGCCGTCACCCATCTGTGGACCGCAGCGGCCTACCTGAGGCGGGCGCACTGA
- a CDS encoding DNA-3-methyladenine glycosylase I, with amino-acid sequence MSRGDGGGLPGDGGPALPEGLVVGDDGLARPAWAATDPLLRTYYDTEWGMPVHGERALFERLSLEAFQAGLSWATVLRKRPAFREVFHDFEPDVVAAFGADAVERLMADPRIIRNRAKILAATTNARAVIALREHGGLEQLVWSYRPARTPVPTRPDEVPTTSPESVALSRELKRRGFAFVGPTTVHALMEALGIVDTHLVGSHRRGASGLWRADGTPV; translated from the coding sequence GTGAGTCGAGGCGACGGCGGGGGCCTGCCGGGGGACGGCGGACCGGCCCTCCCCGAAGGGCTCGTCGTGGGCGACGACGGCCTCGCCCGCCCGGCGTGGGCGGCGACCGACCCACTCCTGCGCACGTACTACGACACCGAGTGGGGCATGCCGGTGCACGGCGAGCGCGCGCTCTTCGAACGGCTCAGCCTCGAGGCGTTCCAGGCCGGGCTGTCCTGGGCGACGGTCCTGCGCAAACGTCCCGCCTTCCGCGAGGTGTTCCACGACTTCGAGCCCGACGTGGTCGCGGCCTTCGGGGCCGACGCCGTCGAGCGGCTCATGGCGGACCCCAGGATCATTCGCAACCGCGCCAAGATCCTCGCGGCCACGACCAACGCCCGTGCTGTGATCGCGCTGCGTGAGCACGGGGGGCTGGAGCAGCTCGTGTGGTCCTACCGTCCTGCCAGGACACCGGTGCCCACCCGGCCGGACGAGGTGCCGACGACGTCACCCGAGTCGGTGGCGCTGTCCCGGGAGCTCAAGCGCCGCGGCTTCGCCTTCGTCGGCCCGACCACGGTCCACGCCCTCATGGAGGCGCTCGGCATCGTCGACACCCATCTCGTGGGGTCGCACCGGCGCGGCGCGTCCGGGCTGTGGCGCGCCGACGGCACGCCGGTGTGA
- a CDS encoding methylated-DNA--[protein]-cysteine S-methyltransferase, translated as MSITRHGPVHEQRPAAPTDALAPAREIDAAHLATLHRRLAELADAEGLLDVAYRTVDSPLGRLLLAATPVGLVRVAFEGEGEDAVLAALGERISPRILRDPRRLDTVARQLEEYFRGRRHDFDVTVDLRLTAGFRREVLAHLREIPYGATASYTALAAAAGRPTAVRAAASACATNPVPLVVPCHRVVRSDGSLGGYRGGLPAKRVLLDLERAA; from the coding sequence ATGAGCATCACCCGACACGGGCCCGTCCACGAGCAGCGACCGGCAGCGCCCACGGACGCCCTGGCCCCCGCGCGGGAGATCGACGCCGCGCACCTCGCGACGCTGCACCGACGCCTCGCCGAGCTCGCCGATGCCGAGGGCCTGCTCGACGTCGCCTACCGGACGGTCGACTCGCCGCTGGGGCGGCTCCTGCTCGCGGCGACGCCCGTGGGCCTGGTGCGCGTGGCGTTCGAGGGCGAGGGCGAGGATGCCGTCCTCGCCGCGCTCGGCGAGCGCATCAGCCCCCGGATCCTGCGAGACCCGCGCAGGCTCGACACCGTCGCCCGCCAGCTCGAGGAGTACTTCAGGGGTCGCCGGCACGACTTCGACGTCACCGTCGACCTGCGTCTGACCGCCGGTTTTCGCCGGGAGGTCCTCGCGCACCTGCGCGAGATCCCGTACGGCGCCACCGCCAGCTACACCGCGCTTGCGGCCGCGGCGGGCCGACCCACGGCCGTGCGGGCCGCGGCGTCGGCCTGTGCGACGAACCCGGTCCCGCTCGTGGTGCCGTGCCACCGGGTGGTGCGCTCCGACGGCTCGCTGGGCGGTTACCGCGGCGGTCTGCCCGCCAAGCGGGTCCTGCTCGACCTCGAGCGGGCGGCGTGA
- a CDS encoding RNA polymerase sigma factor, which yields MSPFEQVVTEHGPTVMRVCRALVGPVDADDAWSETFLAAMRAYPALDDGANVEAWLVTIARHKAIDLLRSRARRAVPVAELPERAAAAGTHGHEVVDLWRALGELTERQREAVAYHHLAGLPYDQVAALVGGTAPAARRAAADGIRNLRERLGASS from the coding sequence GTGAGTCCCTTCGAGCAGGTGGTCACCGAGCACGGCCCCACGGTGATGCGGGTCTGCCGCGCCCTCGTGGGCCCGGTCGACGCCGACGACGCCTGGTCCGAGACCTTCCTGGCCGCCATGCGGGCCTACCCGGCCCTCGACGACGGTGCGAACGTCGAGGCGTGGCTGGTGACGATCGCCCGGCACAAGGCGATCGACCTCCTGCGCTCCCGGGCCCGCCGGGCGGTGCCGGTGGCCGAGCTGCCGGAGCGCGCGGCCGCGGCGGGCACGCACGGCCACGAGGTCGTGGACCTGTGGCGGGCGCTGGGGGAGCTCACCGAGCGTCAACGGGAGGCGGTGGCCTACCACCACCTCGCGGGGCTGCCCTACGACCAGGTCGCGGCGCTCGTCGGCGGGACCGCACCGGCCGCCCGGCGCGCCGCCGCAGACGGCATCCGGAACCTGCGCGAAAGACTGGGAGCGTCCTCATGA
- a CDS encoding gamma-glutamyltransferase, whose translation MSATTHWLATGTAQSVLERGGNAFDAAVAAGFVLHVVEPHLNGPGGDMTAIFATAEDPTPTVLMGQGPAPACASREHYLAEGLDLVPGSGALAAAVPGAVDAWFVLLRDHGTWELADVLAYAVGYARDGHPVLARVGETIATVEDLFTEHWPTSAQQWMPHGRPPAPGEMVRNQAYARTLERLVAAGEAGATDRAGRIEEARRQWREGFVAREAASFLAVPHRHSTGGDHAGVITAEDFAAFSATYEPAVTYDFRGHTVAKTGAWGQGPALLQTLAILDGFDDAHLDPSTALGAHTVLEAQKLALADRDAYYGDTDVPLATLLSAEYATGRRALITAEASAELRPGQVPGHEPFLPPLRTEYDPGHENSRAGLGEPTVAPTGETRGDTCHLDIVDRWGNIISATPSGGWLQSSPAIPALGFCLGSRLQMTWLEEGSPATLTPGRRPRTTLTPTLVLRGGRPVTALGSPGGDQQDQWQLLYLLRTIVGGYSPQQAIDAPALHTTSMPGSFWPRTWTPAGAVVEDRLGDDVIAELRRRGHRVTRAGDWSLGRLSAVTLDPDTGVLSAAANPRGVQGYAAGR comes from the coding sequence ATGTCGGCCACGACGCACTGGCTCGCGACCGGCACGGCGCAGTCGGTCCTCGAGCGGGGCGGGAACGCGTTCGACGCGGCGGTCGCCGCCGGTTTCGTCCTCCACGTGGTCGAGCCCCACCTCAACGGCCCCGGCGGAGACATGACGGCGATCTTCGCCACCGCCGAGGACCCCACGCCCACCGTCCTCATGGGGCAGGGCCCTGCCCCGGCATGCGCGTCACGCGAGCACTACCTCGCCGAGGGGCTCGACCTCGTCCCCGGCTCGGGGGCCCTGGCCGCCGCGGTTCCCGGTGCGGTCGACGCGTGGTTCGTGCTGCTGCGCGATCACGGCACGTGGGAGCTGGCGGACGTCCTGGCGTACGCCGTCGGCTACGCCCGGGACGGGCACCCCGTGCTGGCGCGGGTGGGGGAGACGATCGCCACGGTGGAGGACCTCTTCACGGAGCACTGGCCCACGTCGGCGCAGCAGTGGATGCCGCACGGGCGGCCGCCGGCGCCCGGCGAGATGGTCCGCAACCAGGCGTACGCGCGCACGCTCGAGCGTCTCGTCGCGGCCGGGGAGGCGGGCGCGACCGACCGGGCCGGGCGCATCGAGGAGGCCCGGCGCCAGTGGCGCGAGGGGTTCGTCGCCCGGGAGGCGGCGTCGTTCCTCGCGGTGCCGCACCGGCACTCCACCGGCGGTGACCACGCCGGCGTCATCACGGCCGAGGACTTCGCCGCCTTCTCCGCGACCTACGAGCCGGCCGTCACCTACGACTTCCGCGGGCACACCGTCGCCAAGACCGGTGCCTGGGGGCAGGGACCGGCCCTGCTCCAGACCCTCGCGATCCTCGACGGCTTCGACGACGCCCATCTCGACCCGTCCACCGCCCTTGGCGCGCACACCGTGCTCGAGGCGCAGAAGCTCGCCCTGGCCGATCGCGACGCCTACTACGGCGACACCGACGTCCCGTTGGCGACCCTCCTGAGCGCGGAGTACGCCACCGGTCGGCGCGCCCTCATCACCGCCGAGGCGTCGGCGGAGCTGCGGCCGGGGCAGGTGCCCGGCCACGAGCCGTTCCTGCCGCCCCTGCGCACGGAGTACGACCCCGGCCACGAGAACTCCCGGGCCGGGCTCGGCGAGCCCACGGTCGCCCCCACGGGGGAGACCCGGGGCGACACCTGCCACCTCGACATCGTCGACCGGTGGGGCAACATCATCTCGGCGACGCCCTCGGGCGGGTGGCTCCAGTCCTCGCCGGCGATCCCTGCGCTCGGGTTCTGCCTCGGCTCCCGTCTGCAGATGACCTGGCTGGAGGAGGGCTCGCCCGCCACGCTCACCCCCGGGCGACGGCCGCGCACGACCCTCACTCCCACCCTCGTGCTGCGCGGCGGCAGGCCGGTGACGGCGCTGGGGTCGCCCGGCGGCGACCAGCAGGACCAGTGGCAGCTGCTGTACCTCCTGCGCACCATCGTCGGCGGCTACTCCCCGCAGCAGGCCATCGACGCCCCCGCCCTGCACACCACATCGATGCCGGGCTCGTTCTGGCCGCGCACGTGGACTCCTGCGGGTGCGGTCGTGGAGGACCGGCTCGGCGACGACGTCATCGCCGAGCTGCGTCGACGGGGCCACCGGGTGACGCGGGCGGGGGACTGGTCGCTGGGGCGCCTGTCCGCCGTCACGCTCGACCCGGACACCGGCGTGCTCTCGGCGGCGGCGAACCCCCGCGGGGTCCAGGGCTACGCGGCGGGCCGGTGA
- a CDS encoding ISKra4 family transposase: MPGPGRAPGASLAPRRPFRDGREKRGLCDPEELSVLAERVGELAAAEARRLVHGAAGLLRGGEQGVLEAIERAAQQAGARIGLAALAGVIDWAGRDTPTQAPCPGQGHGARLVTRRARTVRTLLGALQLSRGYYHCATCREGFAPLDLVLDVAGTSLSPGLSRACALAGAEMPYEKSRQFIATVTGLDLASTSTLARTTRAQGRRARVLIGAEHTTAARATATPAPAPGEGPDVCYIVLDGTGAPMLPSETTGRPGKDGGRAGTREVKIGCFFTQSGRDPATGEPVQDPDSATYISTFEPAATFATHAKAEYHRRGFDHIRQPIVLGDGAKWIWNIADTHFTHATQIVDYFHAREHLADLTKLLTLVLDDPGAFEADLVDQLDLGHTAAIAAAVDRLDLSDHAPDLARPAATEVAYFTTNHHRMQYADFRANGYYIGSGPVEAACNTIVKQRAKRAGMHWTIHGLDPVLALRTLHQSRRDDLLWPTTTSPTPQT; encoded by the coding sequence CCCGAAGAGCTGAGCGTCCTGGCCGAGCGGGTCGGCGAGCTCGCCGCGGCCGAGGCCCGCCGGCTGGTCCATGGCGCGGCCGGCCTGCTGCGCGGCGGGGAGCAGGGCGTGCTGGAGGCGATCGAGCGCGCCGCCCAGCAAGCCGGGGCACGGATCGGGCTGGCCGCGCTCGCCGGGGTCATCGACTGGGCCGGCCGGGACACCCCGACCCAGGCGCCGTGCCCGGGCCAGGGGCACGGCGCGCGGTTGGTCACCCGGCGCGCCCGGACGGTCCGGACCCTGCTCGGCGCCCTGCAGCTCAGCCGTGGCTACTACCACTGCGCCACCTGCCGGGAGGGGTTCGCCCCCCTGGACCTCGTCCTGGACGTGGCCGGCACGAGCCTGTCACCGGGCCTGTCCCGGGCTTGCGCGCTGGCCGGGGCCGAGATGCCGTACGAGAAGTCCAGACAGTTCATCGCCACCGTGACGGGCCTGGACCTGGCCTCGACCTCGACCCTGGCCCGGACCACCCGGGCCCAGGGACGACGGGCCCGGGTCCTGATCGGCGCCGAGCACACCACCGCGGCCAGAGCCACCGCCACGCCCGCGCCCGCACCGGGTGAGGGCCCGGACGTGTGCTACATCGTGCTGGACGGCACCGGCGCCCCCATGCTGCCCAGCGAGACCACCGGCCGGCCCGGCAAGGATGGCGGCAGAGCCGGGACGCGGGAGGTCAAGATCGGCTGCTTCTTCACCCAGTCCGGCCGCGACCCGGCCACCGGCGAGCCCGTGCAGGACCCCGACTCCGCGACCTACATCTCCACCTTCGAACCCGCCGCCACCTTCGCCACCCACGCCAAGGCCGAGTACCACCGGCGCGGCTTCGACCACATCCGCCAACCCATCGTCCTGGGCGACGGCGCCAAATGGATCTGGAACATCGCCGATACCCACTTCACCCACGCGACCCAGATCGTGGACTACTTCCACGCCCGCGAGCACCTCGCCGACCTGACCAAGCTCCTCACCCTCGTCCTGGACGACCCCGGCGCGTTCGAGGCCGACCTCGTCGACCAGCTCGACCTGGGCCACACCGCCGCGATCGCCGCCGCCGTCGACCGCCTCGACCTATCCGACCACGCCCCCGACCTGGCCCGCCCCGCCGCCACCGAGGTCGCCTACTTCACCACCAATCACCACCGCATGCAGTACGCCGATTTCCGCGCCAACGGCTACTACATCGGCTCCGGACCCGTCGAGGCCGCCTGCAACACCATCGTCAAACAACGCGCAAAACGAGCCGGCATGCACTGGACCATCCACGGCCTCGACCCCGTCCTCGCCCTCCGCACCCTCCACCAATCCAGACGCGACGACCTCCTCTGGCCCACGACCACGAGCCCGACACCACAAACCTGA